One region of Salvelinus sp. IW2-2015 linkage group LG6.1, ASM291031v2, whole genome shotgun sequence genomic DNA includes:
- the lingo4b gene encoding leucine-rich repeat and immunoglobulin-like domain-containing nogo receptor-interacting protein 1: MFVESVVRWGAWSILLQCGLLGVSAGDFPWPCPARCVCRLETLEVNCSDKQLTSVSQGFASGTQHINLSRNKLKTLGRRQFFGLAQLEDLDISDNVIAMIDVEAFQGLQNLKTLCIRSNRLKIISVGVFSGLPSLRFLDLSENEILVFLDYTFRELVSLHQLEAGENDLVFISQRAFTGLQNLQELNLDRSNLTSIPTEALSQLQSLTRLRMFRLTISALPNNAFRRLHRLRSLIISHWPLLDTLASNSLIGLNLTSLVISSCNLSAVPYQVLRHLVYLGYLDLSYNPITAIQGNLLGDLLRLQELHLAGGNLLRIEPGAFRGLAYFRLLNVTSNQLSTLEESAFHSVGNLQVLRLDGNPLACDCRLLWVVRRRQRLNFDGRQPTCSTPDMVREREFRDFSEKELPRLFTCRQARIVDRRSQEVRVEEGTTVLFSCKADGDPMPSFTWLSAQRIPLSTTGRIRVLSNGTLEVRYAQVQDSGTYRCTAGNAAGNDSLYVSLYVKGFPRNRTTPFFTNEGWIESSHAPTANSSAQVANQYPFDAKTLIIATTMGFLSFLSSVAICFVFMFFWSQSKGQIKHTATIDYVPRTSMGVGGGGGGGGDAGKFTMKLI; this comes from the coding sequence ATGTTTGTGGAGTCTGTTGTCCGATGGGGGGCATGGAGCATCTTGCTCCAGTGTGGATTATTGGGTGTGTCAGCAGGGGACTTCCCCTGGCCTTGCcctgccaggtgtgtgtgtcgGCTTGAGACTTTAGAAGTGAACTGCTCTGACAAACAGCTGACTTCTGTGTCTCAGGGCTTCGCTAGTGGCACCCAGCACATTAACTTATCTCGTAACAAGCTGAAGACACTGGGTCGTCGGCAGTTCTTTGGATTGGCCCAGCTAGAGGATCTGGACATTAGTGACAATGTCATCGCCATGATTGATGTGGAGGCTTTCCAGGGCCTGCAGAACCTCAAGACCCTGTGCATTAGGAGCAACCGCCTCAAGATCATCTCTGTGGGGGTCTTCTCCGGACTGCCCAGCCTGCGCTTCCTGGACCTGAGTGAGAACGAGATCCTAGTCTTTCTGGACTACACCTTCCGTGAGTTGGTGAGCCTGCACCAGCTGGAGGCTGGGGAGAATGACCTGGTGTTCATCTCCCAGCGGGCCTTTACCGGCCTGCAGAACCTGCAGGAGCTCAATCTGGACCGCAGCAACCTGACCTCCATCCCCACCGAGGCACTGTCCCAGCTCCAGAGCCTGACTCGGCTGCGCATGTTCCGCCTCACCATTTCGGCGCTGCCCAACAATGCCTTCCGCCGCCTGCATCGACTGCGCAGCCTCATCATCTCCCACTGGCCCTTGCTGGACACCCTGGCCAGCAACAGCCTGATTGGCCTCAACCTCACCTCGCTGGTCATCAGCAGCTGCAATCTCAGTGCTGTCCCATACCAGGTGCTGCGCCACCTGGTCTACCTTGGCTACCTGGACCTGTCCTACAACCCCATCACAGCCATCCAGGGTAACCTGCTGGGGGACTTGTTGCGGCTGCAGGAACTGCACCTAGCTGGGGGAAACTTGCTCCGCATCGAGCCAGGGGCCTTCAGGGGGCTGGCTTACTTCCGTCTGCTCAACGTGACATCCAACCAGCTCAGCACACTGGAGGAGAGTGCCTTCCACTCGGTGGGGAATCTGCAGGTCCTGCGGCTAGATGGGAACCCCCTGGCCTGCGACTGCCGACTGCTCTGGGTGGTCCGCCGGCGACAGCGCCTAAACTTTGACGGCCGCCAACCCACCTGCTCCACCCCGGACATGGTGCGAGAGCGGGAATTCCGGGACTTCTCAGAGAAAGAGCTCCCGAGACTATTCACCTGCCGGCAGGCCCGAATTGTAGACCGCAGGTCCCAGGAGGTTAGGGTGGAGGAGGGCACTACAGTGCTCTTCTCCTGCAAGGCGGACGGTGACCCAATGCCCTCCTTTACCTGGTTGTCAGCCCAGCGGATTCCGCTCTCCACTACGGGGCGCATCAGGGTGTTGTCCAATGGAACTCTAGAGGTACGCTATGCCCAGGTTCAGGACAGCGGCACATACCGGTGCACAGCGGGCAATGCAGCTGGCAACGACAGCCTGTACGTCAGCCTCTATGTGAAGGGTTTCCCACGTAACCGCACCACGCCCTTTTTCACCAACGAAGGCTGGATAGAGTCCTCACATGCCCCTACTGCCAACTCCTCTGCCCAGGTGGCCAATCAGTACCCATTTGATGCCAAGACACTGATCATCGCCACCACCATGGGCTTCCTGTCCTTCCTCAGCTCAGTGGCTATCTGCTTCGTCTTCATGTTCTTCTGGAGCCAGAGCAAGGGGCAAATCAAACACACAGCCACCATCGACTATGTGCCCCGTACCTCAAtgggggtaggaggaggaggagggggtggaggtgaCGCTGGCAAGTTCACCATGAAGCTTATCTAA